From one Pararge aegeria chromosome 21, ilParAegt1.1, whole genome shotgun sequence genomic stretch:
- the LOC120633270 gene encoding zinc carboxypeptidase A 1-like: protein MKWLLVCIYTTVLTTAATATLCGCKYLRPCYKNMLNSLLQPDEDPCIENVSIGASTVTIFLRALSEYCGRFIKVHSTRTTHEGRNLYEVVINSTLPLDKKTPVILLEAGQDGGSGSVALALYVIEQLVACSENKLMIQKVRWVILPSTNPDGHEYVRTNREPWKKNYSPNGKDIVAHGVDLTKNFEDSWGLCPPIIVNNAFSQDYPGPKAGSENETAFISDVLARYKTNIDTYVSLRRDGHGILYPLASRNTSIASIDQVKKRAGDIAAKVNQRAGGIQWFPNQSIYAMNGKPHCGHSVDFAFNKHGIKYAFEMRVFPETDRRIMSKFQTLPKGHDVSLRTGYFSGIREVYNSVVNDIQNKKPK from the exons ATGAAATGGTTACTTGTTTGCATTTATACGACAG tgctTACAACGGCAGCAACTGCGACTTTGTGTGG ATGTAAATACTTAAGACCTtgctataaaaatatgttaaactcTTTGCTGCAACCCGATGAGGATCCCTGCATTGAAAATGTTTCAATTGGAGCCAGTACT GTCACAATATTTCTGAGAGCTTTAAGTGAATATTGCGGACGTTTTATTAAAGTGCACAGTACTAGGACCACCCACGAAGGCAGAAATTTATATGAG GTTGTAATAAACAGTACCCTGCCATTGGATAAAAAAACGCCAGTAATTCTTCTGGAAGCTGGTCAGGACGGTGGCTCGGGGTCGGTAGCGCTGGCGCTGTATGTGATAGAGCAGCTGGTGGCTTGCAGTGAAAACAAGCTTATGATCCAGAAAGTTCGATGGGTTATTCTACCTTCAACTAATCCAGATGGTCATGAATATGTTAGAACT AATCGCGAACCTTGGAAGAAGAACTACAGCCCGAATGGCAAAGATATTGTAGCCCACGGAGTAGATTTGACTAAAAACTTCGAAGATTCCTGGGGACTGTGCCCTCCAATTATAGTCAATAATGCATTTTCACAGGATTATCCTGGTCCTAAGGCGGGCTCAGAAAATGAAACCGCTTTTATAAGTGACGTCTTGGCCAGATACAAAACCAATATAGACACATATGTTTCACTAAGGCGGGACGGCCACGGTATATTATACCCATTAGCTAGTCGAAATACTTCAATCGCGTCAATAGATCAAGTGAAAAAGAGAGCCGGCGATATAGCTGCGAAGGTGAATCAAAGAGCTGGGGGGATACAGTGGTTCCCCAATCAAAGTATCTACGCTATGAATGGAAAACCACACTGTGGCCACAGCGTCGACTTTGCGTTTAACAAACATGGCATTAAATACGCGTTTGAGATGCGTGTGTTTCCCGAAACGGACAGACGCATAATGTCGAAGTTTCAAACTCTACCTAAGGGACACGATGTTTCACTTAGAACAGGATACTTTAGTGGAATTAGAGAAGTCTATAACTCAGTAGTTaatgatatacaaaataaaaaaccgaaataa